TTCAGGAGTGTCAATACCAAAAATCCGAAAACGCATACCGTTTTTATCAGTAAAAGTGTCGCCATCATAGACACTTTTTATAAATGTTGTATAAGTTAAACCTTGTTTAATCCGTGAATTTTTAACAAAAATAGGTAGTTTTTCTATTGGATTTAAGCCATCAGTTGGAACTATTTTTTCTGAAATAATTTCTGAAAGATAATCATAACAACTTGTCAGTGAAAAAAGTGGCAAAAATCCAGGAACTAATAGTAATTTTTTAAAAATTTTTGTGCCTCCCTTTTTTGATCTCGTTCTTTTATTGCATTTCTTTTATCAACTTTAGTTTTCCCTTTTGCAAGAGCGATTTCTATTTTGATTCTACGATTTTTCAAACCAACAAAAAGTGGAATAATTGTTAATTTTTTTGTAACTTTTTCTTTAAAAATTTTTTTTAACTCATGTTTATGTAATAAAAGTTTTCTTGAGCGATCAATTTGACCGCGGGATCCTTTATAGGCGCTAATTGTTGCATTTGACAAATAAAGTTCTAAACCCTTAAAATAACAAAACGAACCTACAAGCGATATATTTTTTGCCTGAACAGATTTAACTTCTCATCCTTCTAAGACAATTCCTGCTGTAAATTTGCTAATTATTTCATAGTCAAAATAAGCTCTTTTATTTTCAATTAAAATTTTCATTTTTGAACCTAAAAAATTATATAATTATATTCAAAAATAATTTTATATAAAAAAGGGCAAAAATGTTCAAAAAAGAAAAAAAAGAGAAAAATGACTATAAAAATACCGATAAAATTACATTTTTAGAGGAAATTGACAAAGAAAAGGGTCTTAATCAAGAACAGATTGAAAAATCAAAAAATTTTTTTGGCGAAAATAGACTACCAAAAATTCCGGAAAAATCAATATTTTTCCGTATTTTGTTGCAACTAAAAGAACCGCTTACCTTAGTTTTAATTTTTGTTATTATTATTTCGGTTATCATTAGTTCGGTTTTTGAACATGATTTGCCTTTTTGAGCTAAATTAATTTCGTATCTTGAGCCAGTAGTTATTGCTTTAATTATTGCAATTAATGTTTTTTTCTCTTTGGTCCAAGAAACTAAATCAAAAAAAGCAATAGATGCAATTTCAGATCTTAACTCGCCAGTTTCAACACTAATTCGTGATGGAAAAAAAATAAGCCTAAAATCTGATGAGATTTTAGTAGGAGATATTCTTG
This sequence is a window from Mesomycoplasma ovipneumoniae. Protein-coding genes within it:
- the smpB gene encoding SsrA-binding protein SmpB — protein: MKILIENKRAYFDYEIISKFTAGIVLEGWEVKSVQAKNISLVGSFCYFKGLELYLSNATISAYKGSRGQIDRSRKLLLHKHELKKIFKEKVTKKLTIIPLFVGLKNRRIKIEIALAKGKTKVDKRNAIKERDQKREAQKFLKNYY